A window of the Bdellovibrio sp. ZAP7 genome harbors these coding sequences:
- a CDS encoding FtsX-like permease family protein, with amino-acid sequence MTEIFKIAWRNLFRNPRRTAASLLTVCLGAAALLIYQGFNSGIMNQYRENTIHGYYGFGQVFPKGYYGKVFEQPWKMWIENPEEAEKKLLSATGVEQVFPRLSFYSFLAKGGITLGGRGEGVLPERENKFFDKMNFISGGDLKDESEIILGKGLADSLDVKAGDTLTLLTQTINGQLNGADLKVAGVFHMGIKAIDDGYYRLHLKQAQRLLDTQRVELFSLATTGVDHWDEVAKNITQADPNLEPVRFEILDKVYYQNSVDFLSAQFAFIRMIILLIVALGIFNTIAVGLLERGGEIGALRANGEKRSRLFKILLLENSFLGLFGGILGILLALLCTKTVLASGIPMPPGPGITRQYLIFIEIQGSHYVQALLLPMFTAIIASCWPIFKLLRRSIPELLRST; translated from the coding sequence ATGACTGAGATTTTTAAAATTGCCTGGAGAAATCTTTTCCGTAACCCGCGCAGAACAGCAGCAAGTCTGTTAACCGTATGTTTGGGTGCTGCCGCTCTTTTGATCTACCAAGGATTCAACAGCGGGATCATGAATCAATACCGCGAGAATACCATCCACGGTTACTATGGTTTTGGCCAAGTTTTTCCTAAAGGTTATTACGGAAAAGTATTCGAACAACCTTGGAAGATGTGGATTGAAAATCCGGAAGAGGCCGAGAAGAAGCTTTTGTCGGCTACCGGTGTGGAACAAGTCTTCCCCCGTCTTTCATTTTATAGCTTTCTAGCCAAGGGTGGAATCACGCTGGGTGGACGTGGCGAGGGGGTTTTGCCGGAAAGAGAAAATAAGTTCTTTGATAAGATGAACTTTATTTCCGGTGGCGACCTTAAAGATGAAAGCGAAATCATTCTTGGTAAGGGTTTGGCTGATTCTTTGGACGTTAAAGCGGGCGACACACTGACTCTTTTAACTCAAACGATCAATGGTCAGCTAAATGGTGCTGATTTAAAAGTTGCCGGTGTTTTTCATATGGGTATTAAGGCCATCGATGATGGTTACTATCGCTTGCACCTGAAGCAAGCTCAACGCCTGCTTGATACTCAGCGCGTGGAATTGTTCTCGCTTGCGACAACGGGTGTGGATCACTGGGATGAAGTAGCCAAGAACATCACTCAAGCGGATCCAAATCTTGAGCCTGTGCGCTTTGAAATTCTGGATAAAGTATACTATCAAAATTCGGTGGACTTTTTGTCAGCACAGTTTGCCTTTATCCGTATGATTATTTTGTTGATCGTGGCATTGGGTATTTTCAATACCATCGCAGTCGGCTTGCTTGAGCGTGGTGGCGAGATTGGTGCCCTAAGAGCCAATGGTGAAAAGCGCAGTCGTCTGTTTAAAATTCTTTTGCTGGAGAATTCATTCTTGGGATTGTTCGGCGGGATCTTGGGGATTTTACTGGCCTTGCTTTGCACGAAGACGGTTTTGGCATCTGGAATCCCGATGCCTCCAGGCCCAGGGATTACTCGTCAGTATTTGATTTTCATTGAGATTCAAGGAAGTCATTATGTGCAGGCATTGTTGTTGCCGATGTTTACGGCGATCATTGCCAGCTGCTGGCCGATCTTCAAACTTTTGCGCAGATCCATTCCAGAATTACTGCGCTCGACGTAA
- a CDS encoding dehydrogenase, which yields MKSTYRIAEISFGRPFWDASFEFDYGGNHFEVQRFGVQFSVDLMKNLITSLRDQVDAFALTSLPPVIRMDGKSYVHSQYLEIMGLPSSVPICDGTGLREIANINSLVKMIDQGKVQPEQGVFFPTAILNLEIEEFLRHRYPKSVHMGDAFALLGLPFVIRPFKGLKTVTKTALNFATMRDLRNNTPFAENKFQKMMRSSLVSQAEHLQYVCGDLPIILLYDSGADVVRNKDVIVWSHHPLMEQELKKYEPRSIINLFPEEFNVSPYMNYSILDAVLRLTHNRTAPLSNEEWEQLLATETEVRDVARQYTTTRQTSTQAKVSKGINFVRGKLKKEEPPDFAFVVHALSHNDFTRVPGFGILKQMPKSWNDPFDRLISKAPPIVYGEIKHVISQHNGKEVSGIIYGLMATPKVLKESDPEVIYRQIEGICRDAAARGAKIAGLGAYTKIVGDQGITINQNSPIPVTTGNSLSASATLWGLNQAVRKMGFVTIDPSDNRVNGMAMVIGATGSIGKVSAKLLALTFKKLCLVAPRMNRLEELREEIRQIAPNCEIILSTNANELASQADALLTATSSFDQKIVDVMLLKPGCVVADCSRPLDFEMEDVRKRPDVLIMESGEVNLPGPMQMSCDLGLPGKTVYACLAETALLAMEGRHESFTMGRDIEWDKVKQIYKMAVKHGVELAEIQGHMGVITDREFELTRQLALLKR from the coding sequence ATGAAAAGTACATATCGCATCGCAGAGATTAGTTTCGGTCGCCCCTTCTGGGATGCTTCCTTTGAATTTGATTACGGTGGCAATCACTTTGAAGTACAACGCTTTGGAGTGCAATTCTCCGTCGATCTGATGAAAAATCTGATCACAAGTTTGCGTGATCAAGTTGATGCCTTCGCTTTGACAAGTCTTCCTCCTGTCATCCGCATGGATGGAAAAAGCTACGTTCACAGTCAGTATCTTGAGATCATGGGTTTACCGTCTTCGGTACCCATTTGTGACGGCACGGGGCTTCGTGAAATTGCCAATATCAATTCACTCGTAAAAATGATCGATCAAGGTAAAGTTCAGCCGGAACAGGGTGTATTCTTTCCAACTGCAATTCTCAATCTGGAAATAGAAGAGTTTCTTCGTCATCGTTACCCAAAATCAGTGCACATGGGGGATGCTTTTGCGCTTTTAGGGCTGCCTTTTGTTATTCGTCCCTTCAAAGGCCTTAAGACAGTCACCAAAACAGCTCTTAATTTTGCGACAATGCGTGACCTGCGTAACAACACTCCTTTTGCAGAAAATAAATTTCAAAAGATGATGCGTTCATCTTTGGTTTCTCAAGCTGAGCACCTGCAATACGTCTGCGGTGATCTTCCGATTATTTTACTTTATGACTCTGGTGCTGACGTTGTTCGCAACAAAGATGTAATCGTCTGGTCACATCATCCATTGATGGAGCAAGAGCTTAAAAAATACGAACCAAGATCCATCATCAATCTTTTCCCTGAAGAATTTAACGTCAGCCCATATATGAACTATTCGATCTTGGACGCCGTCCTTCGTTTAACTCACAACAGAACGGCTCCGCTTTCCAATGAGGAGTGGGAACAACTCCTGGCGACTGAAACAGAAGTTCGTGATGTGGCTCGCCAGTATACGACTACGCGCCAGACTTCCACTCAGGCAAAGGTTTCAAAAGGAATCAATTTCGTCAGAGGTAAACTTAAAAAAGAAGAGCCACCTGATTTCGCATTCGTTGTGCATGCTCTTTCTCACAATGACTTTACACGTGTTCCAGGATTTGGAATTTTAAAACAAATGCCTAAATCATGGAATGATCCATTTGATCGCCTGATTTCTAAAGCTCCACCGATTGTTTACGGTGAAATCAAACACGTGATCAGTCAGCACAATGGCAAGGAAGTCAGCGGTATCATCTATGGGTTAATGGCGACACCAAAAGTATTAAAAGAATCTGATCCTGAAGTGATCTATCGCCAAATCGAAGGCATCTGTCGAGACGCCGCTGCTCGTGGTGCTAAGATCGCGGGTCTTGGCGCCTACACTAAGATCGTCGGTGACCAAGGTATCACGATCAATCAAAACAGTCCGATTCCTGTGACCACTGGTAACAGTCTAAGTGCTTCTGCGACTTTGTGGGGTCTTAACCAAGCTGTTAGAAAAATGGGTTTTGTTACCATCGACCCAAGTGACAATCGCGTAAACGGCATGGCGATGGTTATCGGTGCGACGGGTTCTATTGGTAAGGTTTCGGCAAAACTTCTCGCACTGACATTTAAAAAACTTTGCTTGGTGGCGCCAAGAATGAATCGCTTGGAAGAACTGCGTGAAGAGATCCGTCAAATTGCGCCAAACTGTGAAATCATTTTATCGACGAACGCAAATGAACTGGCTTCCCAAGCGGATGCGCTGTTGACGGCGACTTCATCCTTCGATCAAAAAATCGTGGATGTGATGCTTTTGAAACCCGGCTGCGTTGTCGCGGACTGTTCTCGTCCATTGGATTTCGAAATGGAAGACGTTAGAAAACGTCCTGACGTTTTGATCATGGAATCCGGCGAAGTGAATTTGCCAGGTCCAATGCAAATGTCTTGTGATTTGGGCTTACCGGGAAAAACCGTTTATGCCTGCCTCGCAGAAACGGCGCTGTTAGCAATGGAAGGTCGTCACGAATCATTCACGATGGGCCGTGATATCGAATGGGACAAAGTGAAGCAGATCTATAAGATGGCTGTAAAACACGGGGTCGAATTGGCGGAAATCCAAGGTCACATGGGTGTTATCACCGACCGTGAGTTTGAACTAACCCGCCAACTTGCTCTTTTGAAAAGATAA
- a CDS encoding SDR family oxidoreductase — MSAPFLTNRGGSKMTNKSKPKILVTGGTGFLGQKVVPLLRENFQVYVMSRSDNTEVQGDLRKWNAGLDIEALKAEKFDILLHMAGLYDLTATHEECFHHNITGTGTALKVASLLNIPVFMNTSSVAAAVNSKLPAVKPYDLNFSSSFPDPYSESKALAEKTIQNWNHEFRLKVNFRLGVLVGDTVDGEIQRIDGPYQAPVAFDRLKKVIEAFPTVLPVPGTVGRTLPLVPVDKAAEAIVKFCNWSLNSDNTSYRSFHITPKHGLDIEELYKSTLENRSISNKGIKLVDNVPETLLKAVSELALKFPQEELNYLLHFPKYDSSDTEAVLGANWCPEFKEYEATFWRGYEKYISHRRD; from the coding sequence ATGTCTGCACCGTTTCTTACCAATCGTGGTGGCAGCAAAATGACGAACAAATCAAAACCTAAAATTTTGGTGACGGGTGGTACGGGCTTTCTGGGTCAGAAGGTTGTTCCATTGCTGCGTGAAAATTTTCAGGTTTACGTGATGTCCCGCTCGGACAATACCGAAGTTCAAGGTGACTTGCGCAAGTGGAATGCGGGCTTGGACATTGAAGCTTTAAAAGCTGAAAAATTTGATATCTTGTTACACATGGCAGGTCTTTATGATCTAACTGCTACACACGAAGAATGTTTTCACCACAATATCACTGGAACTGGTACCGCTCTTAAGGTTGCAAGTCTTTTAAATATTCCTGTGTTCATGAATACAAGCTCCGTTGCAGCAGCTGTGAATTCAAAATTGCCTGCCGTGAAACCTTACGATTTAAATTTCTCAAGTTCATTCCCCGATCCCTATTCTGAATCCAAAGCTTTAGCCGAAAAAACCATTCAAAACTGGAATCACGAATTCCGTTTGAAAGTTAATTTTCGTCTAGGAGTTTTAGTCGGGGACACCGTTGACGGTGAAATTCAACGTATCGATGGCCCTTATCAAGCACCCGTGGCTTTCGATCGTTTGAAAAAAGTTATTGAAGCATTCCCCACAGTACTACCGGTTCCTGGAACAGTCGGTAGAACTTTGCCTTTGGTACCCGTTGATAAAGCGGCTGAAGCTATTGTTAAATTTTGTAATTGGTCTTTGAATTCAGACAATACTTCTTATCGAAGCTTTCATATCACGCCAAAGCATGGACTTGATATCGAAGAACTTTATAAATCGACTTTGGAAAATCGAAGTATCAGCAACAAGGGCATTAAACTTGTAGATAACGTTCCGGAGACACTGCTGAAGGCCGTCTCTGAACTAGCCTTGAAGTTTCCCCAGGAAGAACTAAACTATCTTCTGCATTTTCCTAAATACGACTCCAGTGATACTGAAGCAGTTTTAGGTGCAAACTGGTGTCCTGAGTTCAAAGAGTACGAAGCTACTTTCTGGAGAGGCTATGAAAAGTACATATCGCATCGCAGAGATTAG
- a CDS encoding diacylglycerol kinase family protein — protein sequence MRVSILINPKAGSSNQGQVEAIVREALFRCDLHFAAPKTLEELDLFLAHEMLNKTNALIICGGDGTINVTFQTMIRIHERLGFDMPPVTLVRSGTANDLAERMGISTKIHQAVRNILEGTTKNIDVIEVTGDGKKSYMLTNGGLGLPAMTAEMSNDFRSYLQKRSDCPKATLAFKFLAKQSYSMVKKMGPQIYSMMALEAIRTWDPTDWNLEVNIPNKSKFETTAPIILVNNQPNVASTFTPAPFTSNTDGTMNLLISESSSQAEHVRTALNIRRGTAARLPYSKSYELKEFSLKTKNSKRPLTFFGDGEVLHKGVSELTVKCLHRFLPIVVAAK from the coding sequence ATGAGAGTTTCGATCCTAATCAATCCGAAGGCAGGCTCGTCCAATCAAGGGCAAGTGGAAGCTATTGTTCGCGAAGCGCTTTTCCGTTGTGATTTGCATTTTGCTGCCCCCAAAACTCTTGAGGAATTGGACCTCTTTTTAGCCCATGAAATGTTGAATAAAACCAACGCCCTGATCATCTGTGGCGGTGATGGTACGATCAATGTGACATTCCAAACTATGATCCGAATCCATGAAAGATTGGGTTTCGATATGCCACCAGTTACTCTGGTGCGCTCTGGGACTGCCAACGACCTTGCGGAAAGAATGGGTATTTCAACTAAAATTCACCAAGCCGTGCGCAATATTCTTGAAGGAACGACAAAAAATATCGATGTGATTGAAGTCACAGGTGATGGCAAAAAATCCTATATGCTAACGAATGGTGGATTGGGACTACCAGCAATGACGGCCGAAATGTCTAATGACTTCCGCAGCTATTTGCAAAAAAGATCCGACTGCCCGAAGGCAACATTGGCATTCAAGTTCTTAGCAAAACAAAGTTATTCGATGGTTAAAAAGATGGGACCACAGATCTATTCGATGATGGCCCTTGAAGCCATTCGCACTTGGGATCCCACAGATTGGAATTTAGAAGTTAATATTCCCAATAAATCGAAGTTTGAAACAACAGCTCCCATCATTCTAGTGAACAATCAACCGAATGTGGCTTCCACATTTACTCCTGCTCCTTTTACCTCAAATACTGATGGAACCATGAACCTATTGATTTCTGAATCTAGCTCTCAAGCAGAACACGTTCGCACGGCTTTGAACATCCGTCGTGGGACAGCTGCAAGACTACCGTATTCTAAATCTTACGAGTTGAAAGAGTTTTCATTGAAAACTAAAAACTCAAAACGTCCACTGACGTTCTTTGGTGACGGCGAAGTTCTGCATAAAGGTGTCAGTGAACTGACTGTGAAATGTCTGCACCGTTTCTTACCAATCGTGGTGGCAGCAAAATGA
- a CDS encoding metallophosphoesterase, translating into MTKILLHLVFFVTLSSCAPFVDSPFSDKLLRPERNLNAQNVGQIGAVDSDGKIRLAVFADPHQNYKAIDKVTYGINQNEPFDFIAGLGDYTNSAYNLEYDSFIEAISRLNGISVMAIGNHDSIGAGPELFKKAFGPLNMYFDRGDYRFIFFNTNNLESPENFDSAWLKETATGASAPNNVFIFTHTPLRDPERFFGDDAANMDAVMTNSKVKVVFNGHNHVYQLGTDNGTITMQCGRSDSEYGAHWLIITIDTTSKQFCVKRMDTLEEDCSLSLKP; encoded by the coding sequence ATGACAAAAATTCTTCTGCACCTGGTATTTTTTGTCACATTAAGCTCGTGCGCTCCGTTTGTTGATTCACCTTTTTCGGACAAGCTTCTTCGTCCGGAAAGAAATTTGAACGCCCAAAATGTCGGTCAAATTGGAGCAGTTGATAGTGATGGTAAAATTCGTCTGGCGGTTTTTGCAGATCCACACCAAAATTATAAAGCCATAGATAAGGTCACATACGGTATCAATCAAAATGAACCGTTCGATTTTATCGCGGGGCTGGGCGACTATACCAATTCTGCCTATAACCTTGAATATGACTCTTTCATCGAAGCGATTTCTCGTCTGAATGGTATTAGTGTCATGGCGATTGGCAATCACGATTCTATCGGCGCCGGGCCCGAACTTTTCAAAAAAGCCTTCGGTCCCTTGAATATGTATTTTGATCGCGGCGACTACCGCTTCATTTTCTTTAATACCAATAATCTTGAAAGCCCGGAAAACTTTGATTCCGCCTGGTTAAAAGAAACTGCAACCGGTGCGTCTGCGCCGAATAACGTTTTTATTTTCACACACACGCCGCTTCGCGACCCCGAACGTTTCTTTGGTGATGATGCTGCCAACATGGACGCCGTCATGACGAACTCTAAGGTCAAAGTCGTCTTTAATGGTCACAATCATGTGTACCAGCTAGGAACTGACAATGGCACGATCACCATGCAGTGCGGGAGATCTGACAGCGAGTACGGTGCACACTGGTTGATTATCACTATCGACACAACATCGAAACAGTTTTGTGTCAAACGCATGGATACTTTGGAGGAAGATTGCAGCCTTTCGCTAAAGCCCTAA
- the groES gene encoding co-chaperone GroES codes for MGVRPLHDRILVRRMAEEEKTAGGLFIPDTAKEKPQKGEIIATGKGRVTEDGKILPLEVKVGDKVLFSKYAGTELKLEGAEYLMMREEDILGVFN; via the coding sequence ATCGGCGTTCGTCCGCTTCATGACAGAATTCTTGTTCGCAGAATGGCGGAAGAAGAAAAAACTGCAGGCGGTCTTTTCATCCCTGATACAGCAAAAGAAAAACCACAAAAAGGTGAAATCATCGCGACTGGTAAAGGTCGTGTAACTGAAGACGGCAAAATTTTGCCTCTTGAAGTTAAAGTTGGCGACAAAGTTCTTTTCAGCAAATACGCAGGAACTGAGTTGAAACTTGAAGGCGCAGAATACTTGATGATGCGCGAAGAAGACATCCTAGGCGTTTTTAACTAA